The window CAACAGGTGCGTCGTTGGCGATCGCGTCGCCTTCAACCAGTCTTCCAGCCCTCGTGAGGGTGCTCAACGCCTCCTCCACGGTAAACGGCTTTGGCAAGAAATCGACCGCCCCGCTCTCAAGGCACAGGAGAACGTGTTCGGCATTCGCATAGCCCGTCATGCAGACGGACACCAGAGACGGAAACCGGCTCGAACACTTCCGGACTAGCTCAAGGCCCGACTGGCCCGGGAGTTTGATGTCCGCAAGCAGTATGTCTGGCTCTCTTTCGTTGATCTTCTCCAGCGCTTGCTCTGCAGAACCCGCCACGCGATGCTCAATGGAGTGTGCAGACAGTATCCGCCGCACGGCGCCAAGCACCACGTCTTCATCATCAACAACCAGTACTTCACGTTTCGATATCATGCGCTCTGTGTCCAGGAGTTCTGGCTATTCCGACGGGGCTGTTGCCGCCAACTCAGCTTCCTTCGCCGGGAGCCTGATCGTAAATCTCGTGCCTTCGCCGGGGTCACTCGACACCTGCACGTCCCCTCCGTGGTCCTCCACGATGCCCCACACGATCGCGAGCCCAAGTCCCGTACCCTCGGTGCCCTTTGTCGTGAAGAACGGGTCGAAGATCTTGTCCATGTGCTCTTCCTTAATGCCGCCGCCCGTGTCACTCACATCGAGTTGTACCGTCGAGGCGAC of the Rhodothermales bacterium genome contains:
- a CDS encoding response regulator, producing the protein MISKREVLVVDDEDVVLGAVRRILSAHSIEHRVAGSAEQALEKINEREPDILLADIKLPGQSGLELVRKCSSRFPSLVSVCMTGYANAEHVLLCLESGAVDFLPKPFTVEEALSTLTRAGRLVEGDAIANDAPVECFMLDGHTWARREDDGTVTLGLVRTFLQTVGPIESLDIPVPNTMLRQGCDLTRVTATDGHVHRAWCAIGGRVEQSNGRLESEPALVSADPYGEGWIACVMPTSIEEEIARLQQA